A region from the Mucilaginibacter sp. CSA2-8R genome encodes:
- a CDS encoding S8 family serine peptidase, with protein sequence MMGSNLPGKTIILSFLLSISVLSVLAQKALVTSAQKSSLDEMAARLVTTYSVDYQKALSIAPQKNWFTRKQNQDGSLLALQRVTALGFPIYYRTYNNTTAAATTRTNTVQPGGNLGLNLSGSSTLLNSRLAMWDGGSVYTAHQEFAGKTITLRNTAAAVDQHATHVAGTLIAKGVYAPAKGMAFNAATLQSYDFNNDIAEITAAASGLLLSNHSYGVLAGWNYDDSQSRWEWYGNPTDTVDYKFGYYDSESRSVDQVSVNAPNYLIVTAAGNSRAYNGPAVGQTYYGYDANGTLVSKVRGNNISSNNSYDIIPGFAVAKNVLTVGAINQLPYGPTSRGSVTVSSFSGLGPTDDGRIKPDICGDGDAVLSTGSNSPTSYLTLSGTSMSTPNVTGSLYLLQELWAQRNSGAFMRSATLKALVCHTAFDAGNTGPDYVFGWGVLDMSKAAQAIVDRGSKSIVSENTLNQGQIFNAGTIIASGNGPLVATIAWIDPPAAVAPDGTVNDRTVKLINDLDIVVSDGTDTYNAWVLNPLTPGVAATRGNNIRDNVEQVYIENAIPGKQYTITVTHKGTLQGGSQAFSLVITGIGGVAYCVSSPVSNADSRVNNLTLANINNTPASGCTSYSNYTSLTALLEQGRNYPFSITLGTCGGNFNKRAKIFIDWNSDGTFDPVNELAATTGIINATGTYNGNIVVPASVVPGNYSLMRVVLTETDDASAITPCGNYNKGETQDYRVQFLLPTRDVGPIAVSNSAIGGGCAGNSRISVRLKNFGTADVSNIPVTVTITPANGGPVTTITETYTGILTQFAEDDFVLNGTYTTVAGASYTLTATTNLSNDMVAGNNQVTASVVIGSVPVPTNLVAAYCDDSKQYLLSGSGDGNLLWYTTATGGVPVAAGQSAFTNVAPVNNLYYAGIGDFSATVGPATKSAFSGTYGQFTPSVRVVTKTPVMIQSARLYIGNSGRLTFTVTNANGQEVSRNTINVTATRNPPAAGAQADDLTDQGQVYNLNLLLPAAGTYLINVSYANGATLYRSNGNVTGYPFGNSIFSIIGNNATSATAPSDTTAYRSFYYYFYNMQVTSAGCASATRVLVSVISPIITQNGNTLVSNFTTYNQWYLNDVLIAGATGQTYVPTKSGNYQLKNTLVSGCTAVSPVYTFIKADAVTSTPTEIKLSVYPVPASTDLHVTFVSPAADNLTISIVSMLGKVVYTNNNGRIPEGNYSTGFSVAGLLPGNYVLKLQIGSKVYTAKIIVIK encoded by the coding sequence ATGATGGGCAGTAACCTTCCTGGAAAAACAATAATACTCAGCTTTTTACTCTCTATATCGGTTTTGAGCGTCTTAGCACAAAAAGCATTGGTAACCAGCGCACAAAAGTCCAGCCTTGACGAGATGGCTGCCCGTCTCGTTACCACTTATAGCGTTGATTATCAAAAAGCATTGAGTATTGCTCCGCAAAAAAATTGGTTTACCCGCAAGCAAAATCAGGATGGCAGTTTACTTGCCCTGCAAAGAGTAACTGCATTAGGCTTTCCTATTTATTACAGAACTTACAACAATACCACAGCCGCTGCTACCACACGCACCAATACTGTACAACCGGGAGGCAATCTGGGGCTCAATTTATCCGGATCAAGCACTTTGTTAAATAGCCGGCTGGCGATGTGGGATGGTGGCTCGGTGTACACTGCTCATCAGGAATTTGCCGGCAAAACTATTACCCTGCGCAATACTGCCGCTGCAGTTGACCAACATGCTACCCACGTGGCAGGTACACTAATAGCGAAAGGTGTTTATGCACCTGCGAAAGGGATGGCATTTAACGCGGCAACACTGCAATCGTACGACTTTAATAATGACATTGCCGAAATAACAGCGGCCGCTTCAGGCTTACTGCTCTCCAACCATTCCTATGGCGTACTGGCTGGCTGGAATTATGACGACAGTCAGTCGCGGTGGGAGTGGTACGGTAACCCTACAGATACGGTTGATTACAAGTTTGGCTATTACGACAGTGAGTCGAGAAGCGTAGACCAGGTGTCGGTAAATGCGCCAAATTATCTGATTGTTACCGCAGCAGGCAACAGCCGTGCTTACAATGGCCCTGCCGTTGGGCAAACCTACTATGGGTATGATGCTAATGGTACCCTGGTTAGCAAGGTACGGGGTAACAACATCAGCAGTAACAACAGTTACGATATTATACCTGGGTTTGCCGTGGCCAAAAACGTGCTTACAGTAGGAGCCATTAATCAATTGCCTTATGGGCCAACGTCTCGCGGCTCGGTTACGGTGAGCTCGTTTAGCGGTTTAGGCCCTACCGATGACGGACGTATTAAGCCCGACATTTGCGGCGACGGTGATGCGGTATTATCCACCGGGAGTAATAGCCCAACATCTTATTTAACGTTATCAGGCACTTCGATGTCTACTCCAAATGTGACAGGGTCATTGTATTTACTGCAAGAACTTTGGGCGCAACGTAACAGTGGTGCATTTATGCGTTCGGCAACTTTAAAGGCACTGGTATGCCATACGGCTTTTGATGCTGGTAATACAGGGCCGGATTATGTTTTTGGCTGGGGGGTATTAGATATGAGTAAAGCTGCGCAGGCTATTGTTGACCGTGGCAGCAAAAGCATCGTGAGTGAAAATACGCTAAATCAGGGACAAATTTTTAATGCAGGTACCATTATTGCGTCGGGCAATGGCCCGTTGGTAGCTACTATTGCCTGGATTGACCCACCGGCTGCTGTTGCACCCGATGGCACCGTGAATGACCGTACGGTTAAATTGATTAACGATCTGGATATCGTAGTTTCTGATGGTACTGATACCTATAATGCCTGGGTGCTTAACCCGCTTACCCCCGGCGTTGCAGCAACACGTGGTAATAACATTCGCGATAACGTAGAGCAGGTATACATCGAAAACGCCATTCCGGGTAAACAATATACCATTACTGTAACCCATAAAGGCACACTTCAGGGTGGATCTCAAGCTTTTTCGCTGGTAATTACCGGCATAGGCGGAGTGGCCTACTGTGTATCATCTCCTGTTTCTAATGCCGACTCGCGGGTTAACAACCTTACGCTGGCTAACATCAACAATACACCAGCATCGGGTTGCACCTCGTATAGCAACTATACATCGCTTACTGCTTTGCTGGAGCAAGGACGCAATTATCCGTTCAGTATTACATTGGGCACTTGCGGCGGCAATTTTAACAAGCGGGCCAAAATTTTTATAGACTGGAACAGCGACGGTACTTTTGACCCTGTAAATGAATTAGCAGCTACTACCGGCATCATTAACGCAACGGGAACCTATAACGGTAACATTGTGGTACCGGCTTCGGTAGTGCCTGGTAATTATAGTTTAATGCGGGTGGTGCTAACAGAAACCGATGATGCATCGGCTATAACGCCTTGCGGTAATTACAATAAAGGTGAAACGCAGGATTACCGTGTTCAGTTTTTACTGCCTACCCGCGATGTTGGACCTATTGCTGTAAGCAACAGTGCTATTGGAGGAGGTTGTGCAGGTAACTCGAGGATAAGTGTGCGCCTTAAAAATTTTGGCACTGCCGATGTAAGCAATATTCCTGTAACAGTCACCATTACACCCGCCAACGGCGGACCGGTAACTACCATTACTGAAACTTATACCGGAATACTGACCCAGTTTGCTGAGGATGATTTTGTGCTGAATGGCACCTACACCACGGTAGCCGGTGCATCATACACATTAACAGCTACCACCAATTTATCTAATGATATGGTTGCCGGTAATAACCAGGTGACGGCCTCGGTAGTAATAGGTTCGGTACCTGTACCCACCAATTTGGTGGCTGCCTATTGCGACGACAGTAAGCAATATTTACTGTCGGGCTCGGGCGATGGAAACTTGCTATGGTATACTACAGCTACCGGCGGAGTGCCTGTAGCTGCCGGGCAAAGTGCGTTTACTAATGTTGCGCCTGTTAACAATCTTTATTATGCAGGAATTGGTGATTTTAGTGCCACGGTTGGGCCTGCTACCAAAAGTGCCTTTAGCGGTACCTATGGGCAATTCACACCATCGGTTAGGGTAGTTACTAAAACACCGGTAATGATTCAAAGTGCCAGATTGTATATCGGTAATTCGGGACGCCTTACGTTTACGGTAACCAATGCCAACGGCCAAGAAGTGTCACGTAACACAATCAATGTAACAGCTACCCGTAACCCGCCGGCAGCCGGCGCGCAAGCCGATGACCTAACCGACCAAGGCCAAGTGTATAATTTAAACCTGCTGTTACCTGCTGCCGGCACTTATTTAATCAACGTTTCGTACGCCAACGGTGCAACCCTTTACCGCAGTAATGGTAACGTAACCGGCTACCCATTCGGGAATAGTATATTTAGTATTATTGGCAATAATGCCACCTCGGCCACTGCTCCGTCTGACACCACGGCTTACCGCAGTTTTTATTATTATTTTTACAACATGCAGGTTACCAGCGCCGGTTGTGCCTCTGCAACCAGGGTTCTGGTAAGCGTAATCAGTCCTATAATTACGCAAAACGGAAATACGCTGGTATCTAATTTTACTACTTACAATCAATGGTACCTAAATGATGTATTAATTGCCGGCGCTACAGGCCAAACCTATGTTCCTACAAAAAGCGGAAACTATCAGTTAAAAAATACACTGGTTTCGGGCTGCACAGCGGTATCACCGGTTTACACCTTTATAAAAGCCGACGCCGTAACCAGTACGCCTACCGAAATAAAGCTGTCGGTGTATCCTGTGCCGGCCAGCACAGATTTGCATGTCACCTTTGTTAGCCCTGCAGCTGATAACCTGACTATATCCATAGTGAGTATGTTGGGCAAAGTAGTTTACACCAATAATAATGGCAGGATACCCGAAGGCAATTACAGTACAGGGTTTAGTGTTGCCGGTTTGCTGCCGGGCAATTATGTTTTAAAGCTGCAAATAGGTTCTAAAGTATACACGGCTAAAATTATTGTGATAAAATAA
- a CDS encoding DUF4136 domain-containing protein gives MNKLLNIGLMLVIITALSACGTGYRYYTAGNDEISLRQYKSFTFAPTLRQRKPDGPLNDKRDLGNRLNYVNNNRYYNNPQAMQKIKDATISSLQSKGLSLQDGNADLTVRYATLVDRGTRTSYYTPYYGGFYGWGLGWGWGYRFSPFMYGGWGGPGWGGYGYPSQEHFKEGVLSIELIDNRTQEPVWIGYGSGELSRDPQRVIAQLPKIVEDIFKRLPVTNN, from the coding sequence ATGAACAAATTGCTTAATATAGGGCTTATGCTGGTTATCATCACAGCATTATCAGCCTGCGGTACCGGCTATAGGTATTATACCGCCGGTAACGATGAGATTAGTTTACGGCAGTACAAATCGTTTACTTTTGCACCTACGCTTAGGCAGCGTAAGCCGGATGGACCGCTGAATGATAAGCGCGATTTAGGTAACCGGTTAAATTACGTGAATAACAACCGTTATTATAACAACCCGCAAGCCATGCAAAAAATAAAGGATGCTACTATAAGCAGCCTGCAGAGCAAAGGCTTGAGTTTACAGGATGGCAATGCCGATTTAACCGTGCGCTATGCAACTTTGGTTGACCGGGGTACACGTACCAGCTATTACACCCCTTATTATGGTGGCTTTTACGGATGGGGCCTTGGCTGGGGCTGGGGATACCGTTTTAGTCCGTTTATGTACGGTGGCTGGGGTGGACCAGGTTGGGGAGGTTACGGCTACCCTTCACAAGAACACTTTAAAGAAGGTGTGCTTTCTATTGAGCTGATAGACAACCGTACCCAGGAACCGGTATGGATTGGTTACGGCAGCGGCGAATTGAGTCGTGATCCGCAGAGAGTGATTGCTCAACTACCGAAAATTGTTGAAGATATTTTTAAAAGATTACCTGTAACTAATAACTAA
- a CDS encoding DUF4136 domain-containing protein yields the protein MKKLIIYSLTILVVGLIASCSRYSYYSVGSNSASLNRYHTFAWLPPVKQTRNVAYNSDIADQRIHESATAQLESKGLMLRGKRPDLLARYMVMVDEKERIYDQPAYNYVGGGYYPRFGGFYGGRRAYYYAYSAPFPVYVGNDVQRVPYKEGTLVIDLIDRKSGKVIWRGYGIGEVDNPAQAVNDIPKVVEGILSKLPLNKVK from the coding sequence ATGAAAAAGTTGATTATATATAGCCTTACCATCCTGGTGGTTGGATTGATAGCATCCTGCTCTCGGTATTCCTATTACTCGGTGGGCAGCAACAGCGCATCTTTAAACCGTTATCATACGTTTGCCTGGCTTCCGCCGGTTAAGCAAACTCGCAACGTGGCCTATAATAGTGACATTGCCGACCAGCGCATACATGAATCGGCCACCGCACAGTTAGAAAGCAAGGGGCTGATGCTAAGAGGTAAGCGACCCGATTTGCTGGCCCGTTACATGGTAATGGTAGATGAGAAAGAACGGATATACGACCAGCCGGCTTATAATTATGTAGGTGGTGGCTACTATCCGCGATTTGGCGGCTTTTACGGTGGGCGCCGGGCTTACTACTATGCTTACAGCGCTCCGTTCCCCGTTTATGTGGGTAATGATGTGCAGCGGGTGCCTTATAAAGAAGGTACGCTGGTAATTGACTTGATTGACCGGAAGAGTGGTAAAGTAATATGGCGGGGCTATGGCATCGGAGAGGTTGACAACCCGGCACAGGCAGTTAATGATATACCCAAAGTAGTAGAAGGTATACTGAGCAAATTGCCCCTTAATAAAGTAAAGTAA
- a CDS encoding NAD+ synthase, with product MKIALAQLNYHIGNFESNTAKIIDSINTARSNGADLVVFAELCISGYPARDFLEFKEFIGLCEQSAQQIAAVCTDIACIIGIPAPNKHKSKGGKDLHNSAYFIADGKVLQVVNKALLPNYDVFDEYRYFEPETQFACVEYKGRRIALTICEDLWNTIENPLYITRPMDELIKQQPEVMINIAASPFAYNHDEERIQILGDNAKHYKLPLLYVNHVGAQTEIIFDGGSLVFDNTGKLVDEMPYFKEALAYYTLNDDASITPNQPVTLKEQRQSDIEQIYEGLILGIRDYFKKSGFSKATLGLSGGIDSAIVAALAVDALGAENVMGVLLPSKFSTGHSVSDAEALVKNLGCKSETIAIKGITDAFEEALHPQFQGLPFNIAEENLQARSRAVLLMAMCNKFGYILLNTSNKSEAAVGYGTLYGDMCGGISVLGDVYKTQVYQLARYINRDREVIPENTISKPPSAELRPDQKDSDSLPDYDTLDTILVEYIEYRLSSAEIIQLGYDEATVRRVIKLVNTAEHKRYQTPPILRVSPKAFGMGRRMPIVGKYLS from the coding sequence ATGAAAATAGCGCTGGCACAGCTTAATTACCATATTGGTAACTTCGAATCTAATACAGCAAAAATTATAGACAGTATTAATACGGCACGCAGCAACGGAGCCGACTTAGTGGTGTTTGCCGAATTATGTATAAGTGGCTACCCGGCCCGCGACTTTTTAGAATTTAAAGAGTTTATTGGCCTGTGCGAACAGTCGGCACAGCAAATTGCTGCCGTTTGTACCGATATAGCCTGCATTATTGGTATACCTGCACCTAATAAACACAAAAGCAAAGGTGGAAAAGACTTGCATAACTCAGCTTACTTTATAGCTGATGGTAAGGTATTACAGGTAGTAAACAAGGCTTTGTTGCCAAATTACGATGTGTTTGATGAGTACCGGTACTTTGAGCCCGAAACTCAATTTGCTTGTGTAGAATATAAAGGCCGCCGTATTGCACTCACTATTTGTGAGGACCTATGGAACACTATTGAAAATCCGTTATACATAACACGGCCGATGGATGAGCTGATTAAGCAGCAGCCAGAGGTGATGATTAATATAGCCGCTTCGCCGTTTGCCTACAACCATGACGAAGAGCGGATACAAATATTAGGCGATAATGCTAAACACTACAAGCTGCCCTTGTTATATGTAAACCACGTGGGTGCCCAAACCGAAATTATATTTGATGGCGGCTCGCTGGTGTTTGATAACACCGGCAAGTTGGTAGACGAAATGCCTTATTTTAAAGAGGCTTTGGCGTATTATACGTTAAATGATGATGCATCGATCACGCCCAACCAGCCGGTTACACTAAAAGAGCAGCGCCAAAGCGATATTGAGCAGATTTATGAGGGCTTGATTTTAGGTATCCGCGATTATTTTAAAAAGTCAGGATTCAGTAAGGCCACTTTAGGTTTATCCGGCGGTATCGACTCGGCCATAGTAGCAGCCTTGGCCGTAGATGCTTTGGGGGCCGAAAATGTGATGGGTGTGTTATTGCCATCCAAATTCTCTACTGGGCATTCAGTGTCTGATGCAGAAGCATTAGTAAAAAACCTAGGTTGTAAATCAGAAACTATTGCGATTAAAGGCATCACCGATGCGTTTGAAGAAGCACTACACCCGCAATTTCAAGGCCTACCTTTTAATATTGCCGAAGAAAACCTGCAGGCCCGTAGCCGGGCGGTGCTGTTGATGGCCATGTGTAATAAATTTGGTTACATCTTACTAAATACCAGCAACAAAAGTGAGGCTGCCGTAGGCTACGGTACGCTCTACGGCGATATGTGCGGCGGTATATCCGTATTGGGTGATGTTTATAAAACGCAGGTCTATCAATTGGCACGTTACATAAACCGCGACCGGGAGGTTATACCTGAAAATACCATCAGCAAACCACCATCTGCAGAATTACGTCCTGATCAGAAAGATTCTGACTCGTTACCAGATTACGACACTTTGGATACCATTTTGGTAGAATATATTGAATATCGCTTATCGTCTGCCGAAATTATTCAGTTAGGCTACGATGAGGCAACAGTGCGACGCGTAATTAAACTGGTAAATACCGCTGAGCATAAACGCTACCAAACGCCGCCTATTTTACGTGTTTCGCCTAAAGCATTTGGCATGGGTAGGCGCATGCCGATTGTGGGTAAATATTTGTCATGA
- a CDS encoding gliding motility lipoprotein GldB, translating into MTRLYASKVKHFCALFLTVMLAASCRQDKKDIDLSNIKLEVHIERFDHDFDQLRTQPMQNKATTLQHKYGAFYTDFVEHIIEAGSVKDTAYFTNVRSILSSKPYQDLKHEVDSVFPDLNNQEKDLTDAFKRAKYYFPKQQLPKVYAYLSGFQVQTSVGNGYFGVGLDMFLGAKSKFYPALINTYPQYLSRRFTPDNMVPRIIEGIIREDTAPESDEKSLLEKMIYEGKVMCLMDRLLPHVPDSTKIGYTTRQMEWCQAFEGNIWGYFLNESLLYETDYPKIQKYFNEAPFTPGLGERSESAPKLAVWTGWQIVRQYLIKHPDVSPAQLLAIKDAQLILNEAAYHPK; encoded by the coding sequence ATGACGAGACTCTACGCAAGCAAAGTAAAACATTTTTGTGCGCTTTTTTTAACGGTAATGCTGGCTGCATCCTGCCGGCAGGATAAAAAAGATATTGACCTAAGCAACATCAAGCTCGAAGTACATATTGAGCGCTTTGATCATGACTTTGACCAACTGCGAACGCAGCCCATGCAAAATAAAGCAACAACACTACAGCATAAATATGGCGCCTTTTATACCGATTTTGTAGAACATATTATCGAAGCCGGATCGGTAAAGGATACAGCCTACTTTACCAACGTCCGGAGCATACTCAGCAGCAAACCCTACCAGGATCTGAAACACGAGGTTGATTCAGTTTTTCCTGACCTTAACAACCAGGAGAAGGATTTAACGGATGCCTTTAAGCGGGCAAAATACTATTTCCCTAAACAGCAACTGCCTAAAGTATATGCGTACCTGTCGGGCTTCCAGGTACAAACCAGTGTGGGCAACGGTTACTTCGGCGTAGGCCTGGATATGTTTTTAGGTGCTAAATCTAAATTTTACCCGGCGCTTATCAATACCTATCCGCAATATTTATCCCGACGTTTTACACCCGACAATATGGTACCGCGTATTATAGAAGGTATTATACGTGAAGACACTGCGCCGGAGAGTGATGAAAAATCGTTATTAGAAAAAATGATTTATGAAGGTAAAGTGATGTGCCTGATGGACCGCTTGCTGCCCCATGTGCCCGACAGCACTAAAATTGGATACACCACCCGGCAGATGGAATGGTGCCAGGCCTTTGAAGGAAATATTTGGGGATATTTTTTAAATGAAAGCCTGCTTTACGAAACAGACTACCCCAAAATTCAAAAGTATTTTAACGAAGCTCCATTTACCCCAGGTTTAGGCGAACGCAGCGAATCTGCACCTAAACTGGCGGTTTGGACAGGCTGGCAGATTGTACGCCAATACTTAATAAAACATCCTGACGTTAGTCCGGCCCAATTATTAGCCATCAAGGATGCACAGCTAATTTTAAATGAGGCTGCCTATCATCCTAAATAG
- a CDS encoding DUF4349 domain-containing protein, protein MKMSNLLLLLAVLCLFAACKGRGSYESELNKQTADSANTVSLDSMGAKLVKTAQVDMKVKDAAKVSEEIVRLTTVNYHGMVMNHHLQSEELRSEDMKLSGDSLQRVTVYHTTAAMTVKVPPAALNQFMSDVSKLSLHVNVRRMDIEDKTFDYLTFQLYQNNRKDLADQQKAGKVKFKDPTSVLSVNDDLANEKVNNVRINHAILYSVVDLALTQNNTVSIEHIANDDPTVYQIPFLQRMAFALSNGWSIFADFIIGISNLWVLLLLGAVVWLLLKYYKVKLITAVKSI, encoded by the coding sequence ATGAAAATGAGTAACTTATTGCTGCTCCTGGCCGTGCTTTGCCTTTTTGCAGCTTGTAAAGGCCGTGGTAGTTATGAGTCGGAGTTAAACAAGCAGACGGCTGATTCTGCGAATACAGTTTCGTTAGACTCAATGGGAGCAAAATTAGTCAAAACTGCTCAAGTAGATATGAAGGTAAAAGATGCGGCCAAGGTAAGCGAAGAGATTGTACGACTCACTACAGTAAATTACCACGGTATGGTGATGAATCATCATTTACAATCAGAGGAATTAAGAAGTGAGGATATGAAGCTAAGCGGAGATTCGTTGCAGCGTGTAACCGTTTATCATACTACGGCTGCCATGACGGTGAAAGTGCCGCCTGCAGCATTAAACCAGTTTATGAGCGATGTAAGCAAATTGAGCCTGCACGTAAATGTAAGGCGAATGGACATTGAAGATAAAACGTTTGATTATCTTACATTTCAACTATACCAAAATAACCGTAAGGATTTGGCCGACCAACAAAAGGCAGGTAAAGTTAAGTTTAAAGATCCAACATCTGTATTGAGCGTAAACGATGATCTGGCTAACGAGAAAGTGAACAATGTGCGCATTAACCACGCCATCCTATATAGCGTAGTTGATTTAGCTTTAACTCAAAACAACACCGTAAGTATCGAACATATTGCCAACGATGACCCTACGGTTTATCAGATTCCTTTTTTGCAGCGCATGGCTTTTGCGTTAAGCAATGGTTGGTCAATTTTTGCCGATTTTATTATTGGAATCAGTAACCTGTGGGTTTTACTGTTATTGGGAGCGGTGGTATGGCTTTTATTAAAGTATTACAAAGTTAAATTAATAACCGCAGTAAAATCTATTTAA
- the atpG gene encoding ATP synthase F1 subunit gamma — MANLKEVRNRIASVNSTQQITKAMKMVSAAKLKRATNAIVQLRPYATKLKEMLANLSASIEDGASPFLQEREPVRVLIVVVSSNRGLAGAFNTNAIKMANSLIADKYSDQFAAGNVSVVAIGRKAQDYFVKRKYNVIGDNNEVYNDLNFINVSKITESIMQGFINGDYDRVEIVYNHFKNAAMQMLVTEQLLPVPKAEGEQTKASASEQVDYILEPSQKDIVEQLIPKNIKIQLYRAVLDSNASEHGARMTAMDKATENAGELLKALKLSYNQARQAAITTELTEIVSGAAALSNG, encoded by the coding sequence ATGGCTAATTTAAAAGAAGTAAGAAACCGTATTGCATCTGTAAACTCAACACAGCAGATCACCAAAGCCATGAAGATGGTTTCGGCAGCCAAGCTGAAAAGAGCTACCAATGCTATCGTACAGTTGCGCCCGTATGCTACCAAGTTGAAAGAAATGCTGGCTAACTTATCTGCCAGTATTGAAGACGGCGCTTCTCCATTTTTGCAGGAGCGTGAACCGGTACGTGTGCTGATTGTGGTAGTATCATCAAACAGGGGTTTGGCGGGTGCTTTCAATACCAATGCTATTAAAATGGCAAACAGCCTGATTGCTGACAAGTACAGTGACCAGTTTGCTGCCGGTAACGTATCGGTGGTTGCTATTGGCCGCAAAGCTCAAGATTACTTCGTTAAGCGTAAATACAACGTAATCGGAGATAACAATGAAGTTTATAATGATTTAAACTTTATCAATGTATCTAAGATTACCGAAAGTATTATGCAGGGTTTTATCAACGGTGATTATGACCGTGTTGAGATTGTGTATAATCACTTTAAAAATGCTGCCATGCAGATGTTGGTAACTGAGCAATTACTGCCTGTACCTAAAGCAGAAGGCGAGCAAACTAAAGCTTCGGCATCTGAGCAGGTGGATTATATTTTAGAGCCATCGCAAAAAGATATTGTTGAACAGCTGATACCTAAAAATATCAAAATTCAATTGTACCGTGCAGTGTTGGATTCTAATGCATCAGAACACGGTGCAAGGATGACAGCGATGGATAAAGCAACTGAAAACGCAGGCGAGTTATTGAAAGCGTTAAAGTTGTCATATAACCAGGCACGTCAGGCAGCTATTACTACCGAGCTTACCGAAATTGTAAGCGGTGCAGCAGCCTTATCAAACGGATAA